A genomic segment from Daphnia carinata strain CSIRO-1 chromosome 1, CSIRO_AGI_Dcar_HiC_V3, whole genome shotgun sequence encodes:
- the LOC130691713 gene encoding uncharacterized protein LOC130691713: protein MAGSDGAILLTTARWSGSSGSGSSGQCEDSPHVYLHDVVKSGELPQLVRIVKGSYLGLGAPSLPNPSLSSTALVASAGVSLRLAVQCLKFKDNHKTVNVGPKLAIPETFDGYFEILNEDGRAVRGIESVNELARKFPDSCLVRQNIKVFYQQSTDSSAKSADHVCHNITERSRTLNAGELLVLVGEVSSGGLLSPSSAGQRYLRCLDSRGDHVYLPMDMRAKFSAVAKEDNQQGISGVHRIRALLNKRLPLTVRMVSGSPPAGLKIGQQFCYEMRLLASFKEEMIVAMPLGVNQAKTSTDGPGVVIIPPTVSLKLQLPVNRQTLKATKEFARMTERCLHQYGLLSDRIQVYDAHFSKNLRFDGQHWRVPVPLLLAPLRRSTSDLIQSITGHGGNRKHSPESSMNVLQSLTTEELPEADEDGQQDELPVEYDEIDQIYDYIRGFAPLPKNLKTSSSTYDIFNESNRSNRKSEQRRNLYNKMVVGKNTSEYSHQQKIPVNASQKCKPVPPPLETIPTHRNRINSHSKEVISSAVSTEKEEQVHNNSTAVTSIAVNHGASSPEPVAKPRMYRQRSALAAGAAPSAAVQRLYSKNPAAVVIHRSPGMLSPAESKQSLTPSPLFNIRYKSMTNLLAASAADSDTLGSSQSGGRCSGGSAGSAAVRSPHHPNQQRLHHHAQKQHYARQVSAPPVSQHRLFQLHRPRSLTDLLWGRNSESQRNNRSANTKSPLKIQLHPTVVADVIPSSSSRTSGPKREVAGRRRHSGSNHLLNTAAGNGSSSTTTKKHTIFYHL from the coding sequence atggcgggATCGGATGGAGCCATCCTGCTGACGACGGCCAGGTGGAGCGGCAGCAGCGGGAGTGGTTCCTCGGGTCAATGCGAGGACTCGCCTCACGTTTACCTTCACGATGTCGTCAAATCGGGCGAGTTGCCGCAACTGGTCCGCATCGTCAAGGGCTCTTACCTGGGCCTGGGCGCACCCTCTTTGCCCAATCCATCTCTGTCATCAACGGCCCTAGTGGCCTCGGCTGGTGTCAGTCTCCGACTGGCCGTCCAGTGCCTCAAATTCAAAGACAATCACAAGACGGTCAACGTCGGCCCAAAGTTGGCCATCCCCGAAACTTTCGACGGTTACTTTGAAATCCTCAATGAAGACGGACGGGCCGTCAGGGGCATCGAGTCGGTGAACGAGCTGGCACGCAAGTTTCCCGACTCTTGCCTCGTCCGTCAGAATATCAAAGTCTTCTACCAGCAGTCGACGGACAGCAGTGCCAAGTCGGCCGACCACGTTTGCCACAACATCACCGAGCGCTCGCGGACGCTGAACGCAGGCGAGCTCCTCGTGTTGGTGGGCGAAGTGAGCAGCGGGGGTCTCCTCTCGCCGTCCAGCGCTGGCCAGCGCTACTTGCGCTGCCTGGACTCGAGAGGCGACCACGTTTACCTGCCGATGGACATGCGGGCCAAATTCAGCGCCGTCGCCAAAGAGGACAACCAACAGGGCATCAGCGGCGTCCATCGCATCCGCGCCCTCCTCAACAAACGGCTCCCGTTGACCGTGAGAATGGTGTCGGGCAGCCCGCCAGCCGGACTGAAAATCGGCCAACAATTCTGCTACGAAATGCGGCTCCTGGCCAGTTTTAAAGAAGAGATGATCGTGGCTATGCCTTTGGGTGTCAACCAGGCCAAAACGTCGACCGATGGGCCGGGGGTAGTCATCATCCCGCCGACCGTTTCGCTCAAACTCCAATTGCCCGTTAACCGACAGACCCTCAAGGCTACCAAGGAATTCGCACGGATGACGGAGCGCTGCCTACACCAGTACGGCCTCCTCTCGGACCGCATCCAGGTCTACGACGCCCATTTCAGCAAGAACTTGCGCTTCGACGGGCAGCACTGGCGGGTGCCCGTCCCGCTGCTCCTGGCTCCGCTCAGACGGAGCACCTCAGACCTGATCCAATCGATCACCGGACACGGCGGCAACAGGAAACATTCGCCCGAGAGTTCCATGAACGTCCTACAGTCACTGACGACCGAAGAATTGCCCGAAGCGGACGAAGACGGCCAGCAGGACGAGCTGCCGGTCGAGTACGACGAGATCGACCAGATCTACGACTACATCCGCGGTTTCGCCCCACTGCCCAAGAACCTGAAGACGTCGTCGTCGACCTACGACATCTTCAACGAATCCAACCGGAGTAACAGGAAGTCGGAGCAGCGTCGCAACCTCTACAACAAAATGGTCGTCGGTAAGAACACGTCCGAGTACAGTCATCAGCAAAAAATTCCAGTCAACGCCAGTCAAAAATGCAAACCGGTTCCGCCTCCGCTGGAAACGATTCCGACTCACCGGAACCGGATCAACAGCCACAGTAAGGAGGTCATCAGCAGTGCCGTGTCCACCGAGAAAGAGGAGCAGGTCCACAACAATAGCACGGCCGTGACCAGCATCGCGGTGAATCACGGCGCTTCGTCGCCCGAACCTGTTGCCAAACCGCGCATGTACAGACAGCGCAGCGCCCTGGCCGCAGGCGCCGCCCCATCGGCTGCCGTCCAGCGGCTTTACAGCAAGAATCCGGCGGCGGTAGTGATACACCGTTCGCCCGGCATGCTGAGTCCGGCCGAGAGCAAGCAATCGCTGACTCCGTCGCCTCTTTTCAACATCCGCTACAAGTCGATGACGAATTTACTGGCCGCTTCGGCTGCCGACTCGGACACTTTGGGGTCCAGCCAGAGCGGGGGTCGGTGTTCGGGCGGATCGGCCGGATCCGCCGCCGTCCGGTCGCCGCATCACCCGAACCAGCAGCGCCTTCATCATCACGCGCAGAAGCAGCATTACGCGAGGCAAGTGTCGGCGCCGCCAGTGTCACAACACCGGCTGTTCCAGCTACATCGACCGCGATCGCTGACTGATTTACTGTGGGGCCGCAACAGCGAGAGCCAGCGCAACAATCGGTCGGCTAACACCAAATCGCCTTTGAAAATTCAATTGCACCCGACTGTGGTGGCTGATGTCATCCCGTCGAGTTCCAGCCGAACGTCTGGACCGAAAAGGGAGGTCGCCGGCCGTCGCCGACACTCGGGATCCAACCACCTGCTCAATACAGCCGCCGGAAATGGATCCAGCAGCACTACCACTAAGAAACACACCATCTTCTATCACCTGTAa